The DNA region CAATATCTTCATGACTTTTTGAAAGGGCAAGTTTTCGTGCCGCTCTTCCATACTCCAATTCGCTGTCATAATTAATACACAGATGAATAATAATTCCATTATTTTCTTCTGTTTGCGTTTCTAAATCTCTGAGCAAATCTTGAATATCCTTGGGGAGCCGCTGTTTTTCCCCAGCATGTCTGTATTTGAATTTGTGTTCTTTTGCAGATTCCAATAAATCCTTGTGCCCATCTCGTAGAATTTTATAAATATTTTCTAATTCATCTTTATCCCGAGAATCCAAATTACTGCAAGACAAAAGGTAAATACTGAATTCCGTGATCTGCGGAATTTTGACAATGAGGGAAAAAATTGTGTCTTTAATCCTTTTGAATCCTTCTTGATGTCCTATCGTTTTCAAAAGACCATTTGCTTTTGCCCATCTCCTATTTCCATCAGCAATAAGACCAAAATGAAATCCTTTCTTTCCTTCATCTTTCAATTTTTCCAGAAGGAGAGTTTGTACCTCTTGAATTGATATTTTCTCTTCTGGACAAGCAGTATCGTCACAATCCTTTGCTTGGGAAGCCATAAACGCCCACAATCTTTCTCGAATTTTCCAAGGAGAATGACTCGTGGTGACGAGATGATACATTTTCTCTGCAACATCCTGATCACCATAAAATAAATCCCAGATTTGTTCTCGAATATGAAAAGGTGTTATTGGCTGAAATACTGGCTTCCGAGAAAGAATGGATATAGCAGCATCATGTGGGCTATGTAAAGACATACATTGAAATAAAATTTTCTTGATGTTCTAAAAAATTGTTCAATATGTCAACAGCGAATCCATTGCAAAAAAAATAAAATGGTGTCGAGTATAAGTTTAAAAAAATCCTTGCAATTCTCCTCCGCTTTTTATTACAATCCTCCAGCTCATTAAATTCTCCTTCCCATTTTTGGGGCATTAGCTCAGTTGGCTTAGAGCGCCTCGCTTGCACCGAGGAGGTCATCGGTTCGAACCCGATATGCTCCACCATCCTTTGCTTGCGAAGGATGGTAAAAAGAGAAAATTTTACATCGCAAGCTTCGGATGGCAGGTCATTATTGAATTCTCTATGGAGTTTATATTTATTCTCGTAACTACTTTCGTTGCGACAGCCTTGAGCGCAATGTCGGGCGGTGGTTCTTCGATGATTATTTTACCGGTATTTTTGTGGTTAGGAATTCCTTTCCCATTGGCTACTGCAACACAAAAATTAAGTGCTACATTTTGGGTTTTGCCAGCAGCGTATAACTATTTAAAGAATCGAAAAATTAACTGGCGATTTATAGTGTTATTTTCAGGAATTGGACTATTTGGATCCTATTTTGGAGTACTTCTCGTTTTAAATTTAAACCAAAGTCTTGCAAAGATTATGATCGGCGCTTTTGTTCTTCTCCTTGTTACACACACATATTTTAAAAAAGATTTGGGATTAAAAGAAAAAAAAGGACATTCGAAATACAGGCAATTCATGGCGTATCCTTTTTCAATACTCCTCGGTTTTTATGAAAGCATTTTTGGGGCAGGAAACGGAATTGCATTTGCGATAATATCTTTTTACACTCGTGGCTTTGATTTCATCGATGCGCTTGGATATTATTTCGCGATTGCGTTTCCGTGGGTTCTGTTTGCTACAGTAATTCTCATGGGAAAAGGATTTTACAGTTTCCCAATTATGGTTCCTGCCACAGTTGGATCAATTCTTGGTGGTTTTGTTGGTTCAAAATATGCTATATACAAGGGGAATAAATTTATTAAAAATGTTTTTGTAATTATTGGTGGGATACTGGGAATTAAGTTGCTCATTGGATTTTAAATTTTGTCGAATTTCCCGAGCGTAGTTGAGGAACAAATTGAATTTAAAATGAGAGCTGAATTCCTCTCCTTTCTCATTAAAATTTTCCCAAGAATTTTTCTTGACTTCCATTTCTAAGCGAGTAGAATTTCCCAGCTACAATTGGTCCCTTGGAAATTTTTAGAGCTTCACGAGAATCAAAACATCCGTTTTGTTCTTCGGAGCTCGAAAAATTCGGGCCGCATGGTCTTTAATATCATGGGCATTAGTAATGTGATCAAGAATTGTATATATTCCTGAGAAAAAACTCATCACTCTCACTTGGAAGAAAAGGTCTTCCAGAGTCGAGAGAAAAGCTTTGTCTGTCAATCAAGTATGATACAGCAAAGAAAAAAACGGGCATGTAATGGATGCCTTGACTCTTAGTTCCGATGAAGGACGTAGCAATCTGCGATAAGCCTCGGCGAGTTGATAAGCGAGCATTGACCCGAGGATCTCCGAATGGGGAAACCCTCTTCGAGTTATGTCGAAGAACAGATGGCCGAATATATAAGCCATAAGTGAGGATACACAGCGAAGTGAAACATCTCAGTAGCTGTGGAAAAGAAATCAAATATGAGATTCCCCTAGTAGTGGCGAGCGAACGGGGACGAGCCCAAACCCGCACCATTTTGTTTTCGACTTCGTCGAAACCAAAATGTAATTTTTAATTTTAAATGTAAAATTTTTAAATAAATCTTAATTTCTAATTTTTAATGTTTCAACATTTGAATTTAGAAATTATTTTAAAATTTAAAATTTGAAATTTAACATACCATTTTGTCGAAGACAAAATGGTGCGGGTGTTGTAGGACCTCTATAATTCGTATATTCGTATAGTCAAAGAGTGCTGGAAAGCACCGCCATAGAAGGTGATAGCCCTGTAGGTAAAATACGAAAATACGGAGTGAGTGTTCCTGAGTATGGTCGGACACGTGTAATCCGGCCTGAATCTGGGGGGACCACCCTCCAAGGCTAAACAGACTAAGAGATCGATAGCGTACTAGTACCGTGAGGGAAAGGTGAAAAGAACCCCGAAAGGGGAGTGAAATAGACCCTGAAATTATATGCTTACAAAGAGTCGGAGTCCGCCTCGGCGGATGACGGCGTACTTTTTGTAGAACGGCTGAGCGAGTTAGATGTATGTGGCAAGGATAAGGGAGTTATATCCTGGATCCGTAGCGAAAGCGAGCGTGAATAGCGCGTCAAGTCGCATGCACTAGACCCGAAACTGGGTGAGCTAACCATGGGCAGGCTGAAGCATACGTAATAGTATGTGGAGGGCCGAACCATAACATGCAGCAAGATGTTGGGATGACCTGTGGTTAGGGGCGAAAAACCAATCGAACCCAGAGATAGCTGGTTCTCTCCGAAATAGCTTTAGGGCTAGCCTCGAATGTTAAACTATGGGGGTAGAGCTCTGTCAAGACTAGGGTCCTCCACAAAGGATACCAAACCTTAACAAACTTCAAATACCAAAGTGCACCATTCGGGAGTCAGACGGTGACAGCTAAGTGCCATCGTCAAAAGGGGAACAGCCCAGATCGCCATCTAAGGTCCCTAATGTACGTTTAGTGGAAAAGGATGTGAAAGTGTTTAAACAGCCAGGAGGTTGGCTTAGAAGCAGCCATTCCTTTAAAGAGTGCGTAACAGCTCACTGGTCAAACGCTTTTGCGCCGAAAATGTAACGGGGCTCAAATGTACAACCGAAGATGCGAGTGTCCGCCTTTGGCGGACGTGGTAGGAGAGCGTTCCTGTCTGCGTTGAAGTCGAACCGAAAGGTTTTATGGAGCGGCAGGAAGTGAAAATGCTCAGATGAGTAACGAAAATGCATGCGAAAAACATGCACACCGAAAGACCAAGGTTTCCCATGCAACGGTAATCGACGTGGGGTTAGTCGGTCCTAAGACGAGGTCGAAAGACGTAGTCGATGGTCATCCGGTTAATATTCCGGAACCAGAAAAATTTCGCAAAACACAATGGGAGTTGAAATTAATCTGAGGTCCCGACGCAAGTCGGGATCGAGGAGCAATGGATGCTCTCGGCGTGAGAAGCGGAAGGACACCTTTTGGTATTTAGAGCCTGTTAATGAATTCAGGTGCAAGTGTGTAGACGTTGAGGCTTGTAGGCAAATCCGCAAGCTGAGTCGAAACATGATGCCAAATGTTCGGACGCGAGTCTGAATGAGTCTAAAGATCCAAGGGGACGAGAAAATTTTCGTTTTCGAGAAATTTTTCTGACCGTACCGCAAACCAACTCAGGTGGTCGAGTCGAGTAGACTCAGGTGCTCGGGATAACTAGCGTTAAGGAACTCGGCAAAATAGCGTCCGTAACTTCGGGATAAGGACTCCCCGCTCTCTTCCTTAAAAAAAGAGGTCGGGGCGCAGCTAATGAGCCCAGGCGACTGTTTACCAAAAACACAGGTCTCTGCAAACTCCGAAAGAGGAGGTATAGGGGCTGACCCCTGCCCAGTGCCAGAAGGTCACGAGGATGAGTGCAAGCTCTGAATCTAAGCCCTGGTGAACGGCGGCCGTAACTATAACGGTCCTAAGGTAGCGAAATTCCTTGTCGGGTAAAATTGTCGGAAATTGCCCGAGTACGATAGTGATATCGTACCAGTACATTGGCTAATATCGGGGAAAGCTAACCCTTGATTCTGAGAAAAGAATCACGGTATGCTAATCCCGAGGCAATCCCGCAGCGCGGGAAGCCGTAACGACTGATTCGAAAGATGAGGTACGACGTAACGTCGGACAATACGCCAACTCTTATTTACAAAGGAATCTATGAATTTTGCTTCTTATATTACTGGTTTTTCAGATGGAGAAGGATGCTTTCTGGTTTCTTTTAACCAGAGAGCAAAGTTCAAAACAGGAA from Candidatus Peregrinibacteria bacterium includes:
- a CDS encoding undecaprenyl diphosphate synthase family protein — protein: MSLHSPHDAAISILSRKPVFQPITPFHIREQIWDLFYGDQDVAEKMYHLVTTSHSPWKIRERLWAFMASQAKDCDDTACPEEKISIQEVQTLLLEKLKDEGKKGFHFGLIADGNRRWAKANGLLKTIGHQEGFKRIKDTIFSLIVKIPQITEFSIYLLSCSNLDSRDKDELENIYKILRDGHKDLLESAKEHKFKYRHAGEKQRLPKDIQDLLRDLETQTEENNGIIIHLCINYDSELEYGRAARKLALSKSHEDIEKMSDREYAREIQKRSWIITPMDAAIRTGGDDRFSGFLGNRPCDANCHLLSEKKCLPAITKQDLLAQIHRFATGERRMGK
- a CDS encoding sulfite exporter TauE/SafE family protein yields the protein MEFIFILVTTFVATALSAMSGGGSSMIILPVFLWLGIPFPLATATQKLSATFWVLPAAYNYLKNRKINWRFIVLFSGIGLFGSYFGVLLVLNLNQSLAKIMIGAFVLLLVTHTYFKKDLGLKEKKGHSKYRQFMAYPFSILLGFYESIFGAGNGIAFAIISFYTRGFDFIDALGYYFAIAFPWVLFATVILMGKGFYSFPIMVPATVGSILGGFVGSKYAIYKGNKFIKNVFVIIGGILGIKLLIGF